aataataaataaaattttttatttatagaaactACTGTGAAATGgcattaattttatgaatatactttatttttgtgtacATATGTGCATAATAGTCCCCCGTCATCATAGATACcgtaattttattagtagtaacATTTCTTAGGACCGACCATAAATGATGCCACTATTGATATATTCTATTTCAGCAGAAGTTAAATAAATCTGCACAACCTTACagtaaaaatttattttatcatccaACCGGCCAAAACTCACAATCAAATGAAATCTtagatgaaaaataagaaatttgagAACAAAAACTATAGTCCAATTTATCCAAGGAATGCTTGATTGAGACACACGCACGCACGCACGCTTCAGTTTgtcaaaacattaattttataaaatctttGACTAAATCATAATGACACATCCCCACGtggaaatacataaataactaaaaatttcCTAGTTTTAACTcgcattaaaaatattttgatggCCGGTTTCTTGACTTTCCTAATCAAACGTAGCAAATTTGCCTCATTTATTCAAAGAGATtacaaatttagaaatatttaataagttGCTAAACTATGTGTCCTAGGCTGAGATTTGTGTGCTAGTCAAGGTGCTTGACTTTGAGGGAACATATATACCTACTAATTCGACTAATAATAGCTCAATTAGTTGGTTGTCTCACAGCCCATTGGTTTATTAACAAAATTGGCTTGACTTTTTCCCCTTTTGCTTGTACGTAGTTTTGCTTAAGGAAGATtgtaattttttgattttaatgtTTGGGGTGAATCGCGTGACCTATTATAGGGAAGTTTAACCCTCTTCgacaattttatatatgtactaTTTCCTccattcataattaaatttctcaattttttttttaaatttcttatttactttttactactactattttgcaTTGCACTAACTCATcacattcatattttattttaaaactaatagtattataaaaataggacacaCACTCCACAattttttctacccacttttcactacatttcttaaaattcttgTCAAATCAAGTTAGTacttaatatatactccttccgtcacAAGGTAATGAGTCGTAttcattttgagttttttttttaccacattatctcctattttatccattttttattaaaatccaCACGGAGTCAAAAATTCCTATTTTTAGGAGACGAAGGGATTATTCTAATAGAATCCATAATAGTTTGAGACTGTGTATGCACAGCATGTAGTGATAAGGTCAAGCAAAAACTACAAACACATGGGCGGCCATAGGATTAAATGCTGCTTTAATCTCTGCTTGTTCGACTTGTACCATCCCCCCCGCTTCATATCTTGTACTCTACTCTCTACCACCTTCCTAGATACTGGTCGGCAAACCActagattttctattttctactTCAAAATCACCTATATTTGTAAATTGGGTATTTTAGACGGTTAATTACAAGAGGgtttgtctcatttattttctttgataaAAGTCACAAATCACAAGAGCACTAGTTgcttttttaatctttttcttGATTGACTTTAAAGGGTAATTCTACTTTCGAGATTTAAGTAAAGGGGGATGTTTTTGGGGCAGTGTGCTATATTCTTTAGTCCTACTCCTACATTGTATTTGTGTCACTGTTTCATTTGATGACACATAGAAATACAGGGTTTATTAGCATGCTTTGCTTTTCAATCCAACAAAGccatacatttaattaatttattattcaatccTGCCTTGGTTGCGGGCTTAATGCTCTAATCCTTTTCCTGTTTTCAGGGCTCTGTTTAGTTATTTTTCCAAACAATTTTCTTATGTTGTTGGTAAAATTACAACCAAGAgtttttaatactactattgcAAACacaagagagaaagagagaggagaCAAAGATAAATCATTCTAATCGTGTGCCGAAATATTCAGCCAAAcaaatactctctctctctctctctcttcattaaaaCTTTGTCCAGTTCTTGACTCTTTTCCCTTCCTCAAACAAGATTTGTCCTTGTCTTTTGCAACCTTTAAATCAAGAATGTGCGTTTTTGGAAGTCTAAGAATTTCAAGGTAAGATTTTGATAAagatcactttttttttgagGTTTCCCATTTCAGTTTTTTGAAgtataggagtataaatttttgcAGCACAAAACTTTCTTAGTGGGATATTATAGTTAACAAATATGGAGGGATTTTGATAAAGATCACTTTTTTGAGGTTTCACATTTCAGTTTCTTGATGTATAATTTTTGCAGCAGAAAACTTTCTTAGTGGGATATTATAGATAACAAATATGGAGGGCTATTCAAGAAAAGATGAAGGGTGTCGCCAGTTTCTTGATTTGGTCACCAAGGAGGGAGAAGAAGTGCATGCAGCATTTTCAGAAGAGAAGAAGCTTGAACTAAGCCTTGCTCCACCAGGTCAAGATTGGACAAACAAAAATCCCTCAAGATTTGCTCAAAATCCGTGGCAATCTTCTCATTTTCTCCACCTTGAGTCACAGCCCTGTAGCAGTAGAGCAGCTCCAGATTTGAAAAATCCAGAAAAAAAGACATTTACACCTGCAAATCTAGCTGTGCCCAACAACAGTGCTCAGAAAAGGTGATTCAGctttgtttcttgttttccttttatctttttttatctaattttttgtCTCTTGTTTTTAACATTGTTTCAGTGGTCCAGGGTTCTGTTTCACATAGTTTATGTTGATTCATATCTGTTTTATGTAAGAATCAGAATTAATTtctgttttatatatttatgtcttGTGGTACAGTCACATGAATCTCTTGTcttgtttaattaatactccacaTCATGTGATCCATTCCATAAATCCAATTTAGGCAAAGTTGAAGATGATTAAAACATATGCATTCTCTTGAACTTATGtttatggaaaaaatgaaaaaacaaatcttAAGTGCTTCATAAAACTATAGGACTGCGCCTGCAGTGGTCGGATGGCCACCTATCCGATCTTTTCGAAAGAATCTAGCAAGTGCCGGTTCATCTAAACCGGCTGTGGAGGACAAAAGCCATTTGAAAGCTGAAGAAAACTGCGGGAAAACCATGTTTGTGAAGATAAACATGGATGGTATTCCAATTGGAAGGAAAGTGGATCTGATCGCGTATGATAGCTACGAGAAGCTCTCGTTTGCTGTTGATGAGCTCTTTGGAGGCCTCCTTGCCGGTGAGCCAGCCTAATTATCCATATGGTCCCTTTGTGTTGGCTGCGGAATCTCATGTTGTATTCTTGATTGTTTTGTTTAGCTCAACGTGATCAAGGGAAGGCGATGAGAGGCTTGCTGGATGGGAATCGGGGATACACCCTCGTGTATGAGGATAACGAAGGGGACCGGATGCTCGTTGGAGATGTCCCTTGGCAGTAAGCATCCATGCCTTTTTTCTCATTATCATACAACTGTTCTTTTTCAACCTTGATCACTCATCCTTACAAATAGTACTAAATCTTGCAGCATGTTCCTCTCGACTGTCAAGAGGCTGCGTGTCTTGAAAAGCTCCGAGCTCCCCGCGTTGTCGCGTGGTGAGTTGTTGTGATTCCACACTCTTGTCTTACAAAAAATGATTCCAACTCCATTTGTTTCTTGCAGGTGGAGATAAACAGAGGAAGCATATGGCTTCCACACCACCAAATTAGCCTATCATGGACAATGCCTACTTTCATCAATCAAATGTACCATAAACTTTGTTTCAAAATCCTCAATTTCTGTAGGAATCATATGTAACtgcaatattttattctccagaTTTTAATTGCATTTCTGCCTGTTTCTGTTTTCTTCAATCTTTACCTAATAGTACTACTCTACAGCAACTGGATTTGTCCTTGTgaatccaaaataatttacaaaacaaaattcttGTATTGGCAAATATCTTCACAATGACTTGGATACTTGAGCTatcaaaaaagaagaaacattTTCTCCACGTATGCTTCcacattttccacaatattcaTCACTTATTTCTCCCATTTCACATTTGTTATTTATAacttctaattaaattgataggATGGacattaatttgcaatttacCAAACGTTGCTAAAAGAAAAcactaacaaaataatattcatcCTTAATGAGACAAGATTGAAATTTTTAGACTGCTTTATTTCTCCCACTTCtgccaaaaaaaatctcatgtcCACAGAAAAATCGAACATTCCTCAATGTGTCATCACCATCTCTACGTCTCAAAGAGAACTGAGAGTTCTCTATCATCATTCTCCACTTGAAAAATAGTGCaaaggaaagaaaaacaaacacgAGATTTCTCACGACGTCTCTTCGAGATAGAGCGAATGGGAAGCAGCGAGAAGAGCTGCGCCAATGCCCGACCCATCGTTGAAGTGCTCAAACACGACACTCGATTTGGTGGTGTCCCCGATCAGCTCAAACACCGTGTTCTCCAAGCACTTTCTGTACTCTGTGTAGTGCTCATACAAGCCACCGTCCATGGCTATCATAGTCTTCTCTCCATTACCCTTGACAGAGTCCCTCCCCGTCTTCTTCAACACTCCCAAAATGCCTGCGGCCGCAAGACGAGCCCCACGTGTCGCAATTATGTTGCAGAGCTCTATCACCACCCTCCTCTTCTTCACGGAGATATGAGATATCTGAGTAAAAATCACATTGTCATATATACTTCCTGCTTGAGATCAAACAACGTGTGCCTTGTTTGCAAGGCGTTCAAACGAGCACAAAAAAAAACTGTACCTCCAGTATACTCTTCAGTTTTTCATACACCACCCTCAGATCAGACGATGTATCCTGATGCATAGCCGACATTTCTGGAGTCCTGTGTGTACGGGATCCGAAATCAAGcctttgtttttcatttactaaataaaaattcgaCATAATAAGCAAGCAGAGTAACAGTATGTGACCGAATAAGaccatcttcttctttataTCTTCTCTTTCACATACACAGAAGACGGCTTCTGATCGGCTATATTGTACAGATAGgtcaattattttctttgttcgCAGTTTCAAACGTAAATAGAAGGCATTAAAATGTAATGTGGTTCTCATATTCCTACCAAATTCAAGTTTTCAGGCAAGAAAACTATGACAGTACTAAGATTGGAACGATCATTGCGAACtgattataaaattcatttcttCATGGAAATACCTCAAAATATATGGAATCTTGAGTTTGGCTGGAACTTCATCACCAAAAAAACTAACTTCTTCAGCCAACCTAAGTAAAACTCGGCGTAAAATTTCTCCCAAGTACATCCCAGAAATTAGCTTCTCAAACATCTGCATATGCATAAATAATGTAGTTATTTGTGTAGTtttgtagttgaaaaaaattataatggaGTTATGCAGTTGAATAATCGAATGAGACATGTCTCCTACCTGTTCACCCGGATTCAGGCTATCAGTGTCCATTGCATGGTCATACTCTGTCAGCGGGAGATGTGACGATCTGAAGTTGCCCCACTCCATGTTTATAGCCTGAGTTGTGTACCATTTGAGCTTTGAAAAATTCGTTTGACCGatcaaattaatagtttaatgCATAAGATCATTTGCTAACCATTTCACCGGATTTAGGCAAAGGACCATGCCATTTTGGGATGGCTTGAGCGCGTTCAACATATGCAGCATTCGATCCAGTACCCAATATTACAGCAATAGTAACATCTGGATCGGAATGTCTTCCTCCGGCTAATGTTCCAATCGTGTCATTGACCTGCCATGATCATCACAAACGGAAACAAAAGTATCTGAAATGAATATTTGAGGATATATGATACTCAAAAGTGAtctatgaaattaaaaaacacaaaCGCACCAAAGCTGCCACCCGCATATCAACACCCTTTCTCTTCAAGGCTTTTGTTAATTCAGCCACCACGTCTTGGCCGACCTGCAATGATCAATGGAAATATGACTAATGAACTAACAAAAAGTAAACGAGTAAGTGTGCTCAAGACGAAGTAGTACCGTGTCATTAATAGAGAATCCTTTTGTCCACCTAATCAGAGTTCCAGAGTTTATCGAATTCTGCATCACCGGGAATGAGAAAGTGAAACCCAATTCCCTCTCCTTCCCAGCAGGTTGTTCATATAACCGTTCTTCGTCAGCCACAAATTCAGCAAGCTTCTCCGCAATATAATCAAAAAGTGCCTGAAAATAGCGGGTTTGGATGTTTCAACAATGTGGTTACAACTCATGCAAACTAAAGGAACAATAAGCAATCCCTCACATCCGAGCTTGCACTCATCAGCGCAGGGGGGATTGATGCTTCGGCAAATTCCTGATGGACAACACCGCGCTTGCTGCCTCCTAACTCAACACGCAACACACGGAAGTTCGAACCCCCGAGATCTAGTGCATAAAAGACCCCTTCCTCATCTCTGGTGTAGGAAAATGCAAATGCACATCAAAACACAAACAATACACATCTAAAACGACAAGCGCAAACAACGTTCATCGCCCTTGTTTTAGCACAAAAGTAGTTATACATTCATTCTTGAAAACCTAGGATTCATGATCAGACTAAACAACATAGAAAAAGGGTAGCTTTTGCCTACAACAGAGCTCATCAAGAATCATCTAAGCAGCCAAGGATCTCCTATTTCActcaaaacaaacaagaaaaacaacaCAGCAAAACTTCACAAATCCTCCATCCACAtcaaaaaacacataaaaagaCTCAAGATCTCTCTCcctcacacacaaacacacacacattgaAGCAGAGAGAGGTTATAATTCATACCCAGTGGGGAGATTATCGACAAAACTGATGAGCATCTTGAGCTTGCTGCCACCCTCCGATGCTAAACCAGCATGCATTTCAACAGTCATGGCATCTGCAATCTGCTTCAATTTGGCATCGGGGGTCCCACATTTCTCGTCAAATTCCTTGACAAGGGCCCTCGTCCGGGCCCACCTCCCATAACTCCTCAT
The nucleotide sequence above comes from Salvia hispanica cultivar TCC Black 2014 chromosome 5, UniMelb_Shisp_WGS_1.0, whole genome shotgun sequence. Encoded proteins:
- the LOC125189228 gene encoding auxin-responsive protein IAA18-like, translated to MEGYSRKDEGCRQFLDLVTKEGEEVHAAFSEEKKLELSLAPPGQDWTNKNPSRFAQNPWQSSHFLHLESQPCSSRAAPDLKNPEKKTFTPANLAVPNNSAQKRTAPAVVGWPPIRSFRKNLASAGSSKPAVEDKSHLKAEENCGKTMFVKINMDGIPIGRKVDLIAYDSYEKLSFAVDELFGGLLAAQRDQGKAMRGLLDGNRGYTLVYEDNEGDRMLVGDVPWHMFLSTVKRLRVLKSSELPALSRGGDKQRKHMASTPPN
- the LOC125189227 gene encoding hexokinase-1-like, producing MGKVAVGVAVIGTAAVVAAAALLVRQRMRSYGRWARTRALVKEFDEKCGTPDAKLKQIADAMTVEMHAGLASEGGSKLKMLISFVDNLPTGDEEGVFYALDLGGSNFRVLRVELGGSKRGVVHQEFAEASIPPALMSASSDALFDYIAEKLAEFVADEERLYEQPAGKERELGFTFSFPVMQNSINSGTLIRWTKGFSINDTVGQDVVAELTKALKRKGVDMRVAALVNDTIGTLAGGRHSDPDVTIAVILGTGSNAAYVERAQAIPKWHGPLPKSGEMAINMEWGNFRSSHLPLTEYDHAMDTDSLNPGEQMFEKLISGMYLGEILRRVLLRLAEEVSFFGDEVPAKLKIPYILRTPEMSAMHQDTSSDLRVVYEKLKSILEISHISVKKRRVVIELCNIIATRGARLAAAGILGVLKKTGRDSVKGNGEKTMIAMDGGLYEHYTEYRKCLENTVFELIGDTTKSSVVFEHFNDGSGIGAALLAASHSLYLEETS